Proteins co-encoded in one Carassius carassius chromosome 35, fCarCar2.1, whole genome shotgun sequence genomic window:
- the actr3b gene encoding actin-related protein 3B gives MAVRPPPCVIDCGTGYTKIGYAGNTEPQFIMPSCIAIRETASVGDQAQRRLMKGVDDLDFFIGDEAIDKPNYATKWPIRHGIVEDWDLMEKFMEQVIFKYLRAEPEDHNFLMTEPPLNTPENREYLAEIMFETFNVPGLYIAVQAVLALAASWTSRQVGERTLTGIVIDSGDGVTHTIPVAEGYVIGSCIKHIPIAGRDITYFIQQMLREREIGIPPEQSLETAKAVKERYCYICPDIVKEFTKYDMDPGKWIKKYKGINAINKNEFQIDVGYERFLGPEIFFHPEFANPDFMQPISDVVDEVIQNCPIDVRRPLYKNIVLSGGSTMFRDFGRRLQRDLKRVVDARLKMSEELSGGRIKPKPMEVQVISHHMQRYAVWFGGSMLASTPEFFQVCHSKKDYEEYGPRICRHNPVFGIMS, from the exons ATGGCAGTGCGGCCCCCTCCGTGCGTGATAGACTGCGGGACAGG GTACACCAAGATTGGTTATGCAGGAAACACGGAGCCCCAGTTCATCATGCCATCCT GTATTGCGATCAGAGAGACAGCCAGTGTTGGAGATCAGGCACAGCGACGTCTCATGAAAGGAGTGGATGACCTCGATTTCTTCATTGGAGATGAAGCCATTGATAAGCCCAACTATGCAACCAAG TGGCCCATCAGACATGGTATTGTTGAGGATTGGGACCTCATGGAGAAGTTCATGGAGCAGGTCATATTTAAATATCTCAGAGCTGAACCAGAGGACCACAACTTCTTGATG ACAGAACCTCCTCTAAATACCCCAGAGAACCGGGAATACTTAGCTGAGATCATGTTTGAAACGTTCAACGTCCCAGGACTATATATTGCTGTTCAG GCTGTTTTGGCATTGGCTGCATCGTGGACATCTAGACAGGTTGGAGAAAGAACACTAACAGGAATCGTGATTGATAGTGGTGATGGGGTTACTCATACTATACCAGTG GCAGAAGGTTATGTGATTGGCAGCTGTATAAAGCACATCCCTATAGCAGGCAGAGACATCACCTACTTCATTCAACAGatgttaagagagagagagatcggcATTCCTCCGGAACAGTCACTGGAGACTGCAAAAGCTGTTAAA gaaAGGTATTGCTACATCTGTCCAGACATAGTAAAGGAATTCACCAAATATGACATGGACCCTGgcaaatggattaaaaaatacaaGGGAATCAATGCTATCAACAAAAATGAATTCCAAATAGATGTTGGATATGAGCGTTTTCTTGGACCAGAGATATTTTTTCACCCTGAA TTTGCCAACCCAGACTTCATGCAGCCCATCTCAGATGTAGTGGATGAAGTCATTCAGAACTGCCCTATCGATGTCAGAAGACCACTTTACAAG aACATAGTCCTGTCCGGTGGCTCCACTATGTTCCGGGACTTTGGCCGCAGGCTGCAGCGGGACCTGAAGCGTGTGGTGGACGCCAGACTCAAAATGAGTGAGGAGCTCAGCGGCGGCAGAATAAAG CCCAAACCCATGGAGGTCCAGGTGATATCTCATCACATGCAGCGGTATGCCGTGTGGTTTGGTGGATCGATGTTGGCTTCTACG CCTGAGTTCTTCCAAGTCTGCCACTCTAAGAAGGACTACGAGGAATATGGACCCAGAATCTGCCGCCACAACCCTGTCTTTGGCATCATGTCCTAG
- the xrcc2 gene encoding DNA repair protein XRCC2 isoform X1, with translation MIVCCNEIQEMEFRNYCAKINDMTARVRMAENGAQLVSRLEGRQSLRDIEPSIFPVDGGPGQGDVVEFHGSEGTGKTETLYHLITRCIMPVQSRGLEVAVVFVDTDYHFDMLRLVSVLEGRLAEDCKGGDGSENEPEERVRSCLGRLSVVHCNSSVQLLLTLHYLENTFSSQPSLGLLIIDSISSFYWVDRFSGGESTVCQEANLRKCAELLDRLRRNYGIVIFATTHAIMRNYGSDPGVSEVPGSSSSRRWRSADSVTDFDKPYLCKAWQRIVTHRMLFTKSHVSKDNKQVFSTACTSIMTKGVKRCSFHVMEDGIKFVCDK, from the exons ATGATTGTTTGTTGTAATGAAATACAG GAAATGGAATTCCGAAATTATTGCGCGAAAATCAACGACATGACAGCACGAGTCAGAATGGCTGAGAATGGTGCACAG TTGGTTAGCAGACTTGAAGGGCGACAGTCATTGAGGGACATTGAACCCAGTATCTTTCCTGTCGACGGTGGTCCAGGTCAAG GTGACGTCGTGGAGTTTCATGGCTCGGAGGGCACAGGAAAGACCGAAACCTTGTACCACCTCATCACCCGCTGCATCATGCCAGTCCAGAGTAGAGGTCTGGAGGTGGCGGTGGTCTTCGTTGACACGGACTACCACTTTGACATGCTGCGCTTAGTGAGCGTTCTGGAGGGGCGTTTGGCTGAAGACTGTAAGGGGGGTGATGGCTCTGAAAATGAACCTGAGGAGAGGGTGCGTTCATGTCTGGGCAGGCTGTCTGTAGTGCACTGCAACAGCTCAGTACAGCTCCTCCTAACCCTTCACTACCTCGAAAACACCTTTTCCAGCCAGCCCTCCCTCGGCCTTCTGATCATCGACAGCATTTCTTCCTTCTACTGGGTGGACCGATTCAGTGGCGGCGAGAGCACTGTTTGTCAGGAGGCTAACCTGAGGAAGTGTGCCGAGCTGCTGGACAGACTCCGCAGAAACTATGGCATTGTGATTTTTGCAACCACTCACGCCATAATGAGGAACTATGGATCTGATCCAGGGGTGTCAGAAGTGCCTGGCTCATCATCATCTCGCAGGTGGAGATCAGCTGATAGTGTTACAGACTTTGACAAGCCATACCTGTGTAAAGCATGGCAGAGAATAGTAACTCACAGAATGCTGTTCACTAAAAGTCATGTGTCGAAGGACAACAAGCAGGTTTTCTCCACAGCATGTACCAGCATAATGACCAAAGGTGTCAAAAGATGCTCGTTTCATGTCATGGAGGACGGTATTAAATTTGTATGTGACAAGTGA
- the xrcc2 gene encoding DNA repair protein XRCC2 isoform X2, translating into MLVHLKVPGGDVVEFHGSEGTGKTETLYHLITRCIMPVQSRGLEVAVVFVDTDYHFDMLRLVSVLEGRLAEDCKGGDGSENEPEERVRSCLGRLSVVHCNSSVQLLLTLHYLENTFSSQPSLGLLIIDSISSFYWVDRFSGGESTVCQEANLRKCAELLDRLRRNYGIVIFATTHAIMRNYGSDPGVSEVPGSSSSRRWRSADSVTDFDKPYLCKAWQRIVTHRMLFTKSHVSKDNKQVFSTACTSIMTKGVKRCSFHVMEDGIKFVCDK; encoded by the exons ATGTTGGTTCATTTGAAGGTCCCAGGAG GTGACGTCGTGGAGTTTCATGGCTCGGAGGGCACAGGAAAGACCGAAACCTTGTACCACCTCATCACCCGCTGCATCATGCCAGTCCAGAGTAGAGGTCTGGAGGTGGCGGTGGTCTTCGTTGACACGGACTACCACTTTGACATGCTGCGCTTAGTGAGCGTTCTGGAGGGGCGTTTGGCTGAAGACTGTAAGGGGGGTGATGGCTCTGAAAATGAACCTGAGGAGAGGGTGCGTTCATGTCTGGGCAGGCTGTCTGTAGTGCACTGCAACAGCTCAGTACAGCTCCTCCTAACCCTTCACTACCTCGAAAACACCTTTTCCAGCCAGCCCTCCCTCGGCCTTCTGATCATCGACAGCATTTCTTCCTTCTACTGGGTGGACCGATTCAGTGGCGGCGAGAGCACTGTTTGTCAGGAGGCTAACCTGAGGAAGTGTGCCGAGCTGCTGGACAGACTCCGCAGAAACTATGGCATTGTGATTTTTGCAACCACTCACGCCATAATGAGGAACTATGGATCTGATCCAGGGGTGTCAGAAGTGCCTGGCTCATCATCATCTCGCAGGTGGAGATCAGCTGATAGTGTTACAGACTTTGACAAGCCATACCTGTGTAAAGCATGGCAGAGAATAGTAACTCACAGAATGCTGTTCACTAAAAGTCATGTGTCGAAGGACAACAAGCAGGTTTTCTCCACAGCATGTACCAGCATAATGACCAAAGGTGTCAAAAGATGCTCGTTTCATGTCATGGAGGACGGTATTAAATTTGTATGTGACAAGTGA